From the genome of Nitrospira sp. CR1.1:
CCCGAGTTGCGCGCCAAAATTCCCCCAATAGCCCCCGTACTGCGTGTCTGACTGAAACAAGTTAAAACTGCCGAACGTATTCGTGGTGGAAAACGTCGGCGTCGTGGGAATGCGTTTCTGAATGAAATTAATCAGCCCCCCCTGGGTATTGGGTGAATAGAGGACCGAGGCGCCTCCTTTGATCACTTCGATATGGTCGATCCGTTCGATCGGGACCATGTAATACGTCGAGGCATCGCCAAAGAGTGCCGGTTGTATGGGGATATCGTCCAACATCAACAGAATATTTTTGCTGCGCCGGGGATCCATGCCACGGATGCCGATGTTGGGCCGCAACCCCTGGCCGTATTCGTCGAGCACGTTGACTCCGGGCACGCGCCGCAACATCTCGTCTGCGTTTTTCGGCCGGGCGCGCTGAATTTCCTCGCGAGTGACGACATTCACCGAGCCCGCAATATCCTTCACCGACTCCTGATCCGGCTCGTTTCGTTCATGCACGTCTTTCACCACCACTTCGGGAATCTTCACCGGCTTCGCCTTCGGCGATTCCTTCGGCTCGGCAGCCGCGTTCTTTTCCTCTACGCTGGCCCCTTCATCGGATACATGCTGGTCTGGAACAGACGTCTCAATCCCTTGAGCCTGCACAAGGGTACTCCAGCTACAACCAAGTCCTATCGCCAACACCCACACAGCCCCTCCACCCATGCCCCAGATACGTCCCGCCATGATTCTGTGTTCTCCCCATTCATTGACGCACGCTGATCAGATAGACACACCACACAGTAAAAAGCCCAAGACCCTGTTCAGGGTCTTGGGCTCCGGACACCCGCGGTCCTCTGGCCTCTACACAATGGCTTGCTCAGGAATGAATTAGTTGACGACTATCGCCGGCGGCCTCCCCGCGATCGCATCGAAAGCAATGGTGACGAGACGCCGGCAGCGCTTGCACTTGATTTCAATCCCCTGTTCGGCCCATCGAGCCATCAGCTGTCCACACCGGCAACGCACATCGTCGCAAGTCAGAATCCGTGTAGTTTCCCGCTTCATGCTGTTCGTCATGCCAGTTCCTCCGCCGACGGGTTTCTCTGCCGTCGTTCTCGATGACCTGCCGAGTTTATTTAAAGGCGATTCGTTTGAGTTCAACCGCCGGTAATTCGACCTCGCCAAAATCCGACTGCCCCTTAAAACTCCCGGCTATTGCCAGGGTGAACTCTCCGGCCTTGCCGTCGTTCAACGTAATCGACACAGCCGGCGGCGTCCCGTTACCGGACGGTTTCACATCGATCGTCTTAATGACATCGAACTTGATTTTGACTGTCGCGGTTCCGCGTTTGACCGGCACTTCTTTGAGCTCGTGCGGCACGAACGCGGTCTCGCTTATTTTCTCTTCCCAGTAGAAGATGACACCGTGCACCTCGGTCTCCACACCTTTTGCATCCGTCGCGACCGCCTGAAAGGCCTTGTCGCCTTTTGGCTGAGCCAGGGCCGTCCCCGCCCCCAACCACAAGAGGCACGCGCTGCACAGTACCGCCTCCACCAATCTCTTTCGCACATGCTGCATGACATCATTCATGACGAAACTCCTTTGATCGCGTGAGATGACTTGCCGCTCCTTAACCCTCGAGCCGATAGGCGATCGGCACCAGAATAGTGATTTGGTCTTTCCCCAGCGGGTGTTTCAGGGCAAGCGGTGAGGCCTTCCGCAACACGGAGATGGCGTCTTGATCCAGCAAGCCGTGGCCGGAGCTTTCAGCGACCAAACATTCCAGAATCGTTCCGTCATGGCGGATCACCGCTTCCAGCACCACTTTGCCTTCCCACCGGCGCGCCCGCGCCTGCCTGGGGTACCGCTTCAATTGTTCGATCCGTGTCCACAACGATTCCGCTAACCAACCAAGATCCGCCGGCGCCGTCTCTCTCACCTCACGATGCGCGACTGCGCTCCGATGCGCCACCGCCAGCGCCGACACGACCGTATCCTGCGTCTCACTCAGGGAAGCCTTTGAGGTCACGACAGATGCCTCGGTCTCAACGACCGCCTGTGCGACGATAGCAGGCCAGTCCACTGCGGTCGCCAGAGCTTCAACAGGAACCGCCGACTCCTGAATCCCCCCTTCAGGCGACTGCGCCGTCGCCATCTCCGCCTCGACGGCGTGAACAGCATCGTGACGTTCCTGCCGCACGACCTCTTGCGCATGAGCCACTTGGGCTTCATGAACCGGCTGCGCGGTGACAGGCTGTACCTCTGTCACGACCGCCTGGCGTTCCAGAGGGGCGGATCGTTCAGTGGCCCGCGGGGTGACTTGCGCGGACTGAACCGTTTGAACGACTGCCGTCCGCTCCACGGCCTGAGGAATCGGGGCCCGTGAAGCACGCGATGCCGGGCGAGTCGCAGGTTGTGCCTGTGTCGGCTTCGGAACTGACTCTTGCGGGGGGAGCGAATCGGCAGCGACAGGACTCGGCGCAGGCAACTGGTGCAATGCCACATCCCACCGGAAGGTGGCCGGTTGCAGATGCGGTTTGACATCCATCACGACCTGCATCGCGATAGCCACAAGGCCGCCATGCAGCACCAATGAGATCAACCACCCACCGTTGCGAGATCCCCGCACGTGCGCGATATCTCCTCTGAGCGCGACCCCCGACATTCACCCACTCCCCTCTCCCCGACAAACAACCAGGCCGCGGGGACCACAAATAAAAAGCCCAAAGCTGTCGTGATACAGCTTTGGGCTCTGACCGCAGGGGTCGTTGGCCTTATTCGAATGTTAAGCGAACCAGACGCATGATCCGCCTCATTGGCCAAGACTTCTTCCAGTTTTTCTGCCAGAAAGTCTTGATAGCAATTCTCAATATCATGTTCGAGGACTGTTGTCAATGCGACTGTCTTCGCTCTTCCGACGGCGCACACCCCTTCAAACCATACGAGTGTTTATGCGGCGGGATGCGGAGAGGCCTCTCTGGCGCGGACCCATCGAAGGCGCAGACGGTCGAGAAGCAGATACATCACAGGTGTCGTGTAGAGCGTGAGAACCTGACTCACCAGCAAACCGCCGACGATGGCGATACCGAGCGGCCGCCGCAGCTCCGATCCGACCCCCATGCCCACGGCCAAGGGTAACGCACCCAGCAGGGCGGCTGCCGTGGTCATCATGATCGGACGAAACCGCAGCAGGCAGGCTTCGTAAATCGCCGCCAGGGGAGTTTTTCCTTCTCCCATTCGTTCACTCTGCAAGGCAAAATCGATCATCATGATGGCATTTTTTTTCACAATGCCGATCAGGAGCATGATCCCGATCAAGGCGATCATGCTCAGCTCCGACTTAAACAGCAGCAACGCCAGCAAGGCACCCACGCCGGCGGAAGGCAAGGTCGAAAGGATCGTCAGAGGATGAATATAACTCTCGTAGAGAATCCCCAGCACGATATACACCGTGACCAACGCCGCCAGAATCAACCAGGGCTGATTCTCAACAGACGATTGAAAGGCTTTGGCTGTTCCCTGAAATGTCCCGCGCACACTCGCCGGCAAGCCAATGTCGCGCATTGCCAGATCGACAGCCGGCACCGCCTCACCCAACGACACGCCAGGAGCCATATTGAACGAGAGCGTCACTGAAGGAAATTGGCCCTGATGATTGACGGACAGGATGGTATTGGCCGGCTCATACCGCGTCACTGCGCTCAACGGCACTTGAGCACCGCCAGGAGAACGGACATAAATTTCATGGAGCGCGGAGGGGTCCTGCCAGTACTGCGGAGCGACCTCCATCACCACATGGTACTGATTAAGTGGCGTATACATGATCGACACCTGGCGCTGGCCGAAGGCATCGTACAACGTATCGTCGATGAGTTGGGAGCTTAACCCCAGCCGGGATGCGGTCACTCGATCGAATACCACTAGTGATTGCTGACCGCGATCCTGCTGATCGCTGTTGACATCGACGATTTCCGGCAACGTGCGCAACTTGCTCTCGACCTTCGGCGCCCAGGTGTTGAGTTCCGCAAGATCCATGCTCTGCAGCGTATATTGATATTGCGCACTGCTGGCCCGCCCTCCGATCCGCAGGTCCTGAATGGCCTGCAGATACGTGGGAGCGCCCGGCACCTTCGCCAGCTTTGGACGCAACCGGCCGATCACCTCGTCGGAACTGAGGCCGCGCTCTTCGAGTGGCTTCAGCGCAATAAACATCCTCCCCGTATTGGTCGTGCCGGCATGGCCCCCCCCGCCTGTGAAACCCGTGATACTCGCAACGGCCGGATCGCTCCGGATGATCTCCACCACTTCCGTGAGTTTCTGCCGCATCGCCTGAAAGGAAATATCCTGCGCCGCCTGAATATTTCCGAACAACCGGCCGGTATCCTGCTGAGGGAAAAACCCCTTGGGCACGAGGATGTACAGATACACGGTCAGCGCCATGGTACCGACCGTCACCGCCAGCATAATCCGCGGGTGCCGGAGGACCCAGGTTAAGCTGGTGGCATACCCATCCAGCATGACGTTGAATCCCCGCTCACTCATGCGATACCACCAGCCATGAACACGGATTGGTTCCGACTTCAGCACGCGCGCACACAGCATAGGAATCGTCGTGAGGGAGACAACCAGGGACACCAGAATCGCCACCGACAGCGTGACGGCAAACTCTCGAAACAGCCGGCCCAGCATCCCGCCCATCAGAAAGATCGGGATGAACACTGCGACCAGTGAGAGGGTCATCGAGACGACCGTAAAAGCAATATCCTTGGCGCCCCGCAAGGCCGCCTCCATTGCCGCCACCCCCTGCTCTCGGTATCGCGTAATATTTTCCAGCACCACGATCGCGTCGTCCACCACGAACCCCGTCGCAATCGTAAGCGCCATGAGTGACAGATTGTCGAGGCTGTACCCAAGCACGTACATGGCACCAAACGTGGAAATCAGCGACACGGGAACGGCCACCGCCGGGATCAGAGTGGCGCGCAGATCGCGGAGGAACGCAAACACCACCAGAATCACCAGAGCCACAGAAATGGCCAGAGTCCGTTCGACGTCGTGCAACGAGGCCCGAATGACGGGCGTGCGATCCATCACGATCGACAGGGCCATGCTACCCGGCAGGGACGCGTCCAATTGAGGCAGGCGTGCCCGGAGACGATCCACGGTGTCGATGATATTCGCGCCGGCCTGCCGATAGATGATCACCAGGACTGCTGGCGTCCCGTTCGTGACACCCATGGTCCGTAGATCTTCTACCGAGGACTCCACCGCCGCCACATCGGACAGCTGCACGGCGCGCCCGTTTCGATAGGCGACGATCACCGGCAGATACTCCTCAGCCTTGTGCAGCTGATCGTTGGTCCTGATCTCCCAGGTGTGATCATCGGCCGTCAGCTGCCCTTTCGGACGATTCACATTGGTGCTATTGAGCACCTGACGCACCTCTCCCAGCCCGATGCCATATTTATTCAACGCGGTGGGATTGAGATCCACCCGAATCGCCGGCAACGATCCTCCGCCCACGGCCACCTGTCCCACGCCTTCCACCTGTGACAGTTTCTGCTGCAAGATGCTCGACGCCGCATCGTACATTTGCCCACGGGTGACGAGGTCGGACGTGATGGCCAAAATGAGAATGGGTCCGTCGGCAGGATTGACCTTGCTGTACCTGGGCGCATTCGGCAGATTTGGCGGGAGATCGGCCCGGGCGGCATTGATCGCCGCTTGCACATCCCGCGCGGCGCCGTCGATATCACGGTTGAGCTCAAATTGGAGGGTCACGTTAGTTCCGCCGATTGTGCTGGTGGACGTCATCTCCGTGACACCGGCAATACGAGTGAACTGGCGCTCCAACGGAGCGGCCACGGAAGAGGCCATCGTCTCGGGACTGGCTCCCGGTAACGATGCCGACACGTTGATTGTCGGAAACTCGACCTGCGGAAGCGAGGCCACCGGCAGAAAGGGAAAGGCCACCATCCCGACCAACGTCGCGCCGATCGTGAGGAGTGTGGTCCCCACGGGGCGCCGGACAAACGGAGCCGACAGGTTCATGGCGGACCTATCGGCACAGCGTTCCCCACCGTGGCCTGCCCCGGGGTGCGGCGGAAACGGGCCGCCAGCCGATCCAGGGCGAGATACACGACCGGTGTGGTGTACAGCGTCAGCAGCTGGCTCAAAACCAGTCCGCCGACGATCGCGATGCCCAGGGGACGCCGCAGCTCCGAGCCGACCCCTGCCCCCATCGCCAGCGGTAACGCTCCGAAGAGCGCCGCCATGGTCGTCATCATGATGGGACGAAAACGCAGGAGTCCGGCTTCATAAATGGCCTGTTCCGGCGGCTTCCCCTCCGTGCGCTCGGCGTCCAGCGCAAAATCAATCATCATGATGGCGTTCTTCTTCACGATCCCAATCAGCAAAATAATGCCGATCAATGCGATGATGCTGAATTCCATCCGGAACAGCATGAGGGCCAGCAGCGCGCCCACGCCGGCGGAAGGCAGGGTCGAAAGAATCGTGAGCGGATGGATGTAGCTCTCGTACAAGATACCGAGCACGAGATACACCGTGATCAAGGCAGCCAGGATCAGCAGCGGTTCATGTTCCAGCGAATTCTGAAACGCTTGCGCCGCGCCCTGAAAACTCCCGCGGATACTGGCGGGAAGGCCCAACTCCTGAGTGACATGACGAATCGCCTCCACCGCCTCGCCAAGAGAGCCGTTGGGCGCAAGGTTGAAGGAGATCGTCACCGCTGGAAACTGACCTTGCCGGCTGATGACGAGGGGCACGGTGGTATCCGTGACTCGGGTGAAGACGTTCAACGGCACGGATCCGCCTGTTCCACGCACCTGCAACGCCTGCAGCGCTTCCGGTCCCTTCTGAAATTCCGGCATCACCTCCAGAATGACGCGATACTGATTCAACTGCGTAAAGATGGTCGACACCTGGCGCTGGCCGAACGCATCGTACAGGGTATCCGTGATGAGTTGCGGCGTGATCCCCATGCGCGAGGCCGTATTGCGGTCGATTTCCACGAGAGAGGCCAGTCCAAAATTCTGCTGATCGCTGCTGACATCGCGCAGTTCAGGTCGAAGCTGCAGACTCTCCAGCAGCTTCGGGGCCCAGCGCTTCAACTCCTCCGGGTCGGCATCTTCCAGCGTATATTGAAATTGCGTCCGGCTCACCCGATCCTCCACCATCAGGTCCTGCACCGGCTGCATGTGCAAGGTCATGCCGTTGACCGCAGCCACGCGTGATTCCAGCCGTCTGATGATGTCGCCGGCGCCGGCCAAGCGCTCCCCCAGCGGCTTCAAATTGATGTAGATGCGCCCGCTATTGAGTGTCGTGTTCGTTCCGTCTACCCCGATGAAGGACGTGAGGCTTTCCACGGCCGGCTCCTCCAGAATAACGCGAGCCAGGGCCTGCTGCCGTTCCGCCATGGCGCCAAACGACACCGTTTGCGGCCCCTCCGTGATGCCGAGAATGACGCCCGTGTCCTGGAGCGGGAAGAACCCCTTGGGAATCAGAACATACAGCGCGACCGTCACCACCAATGTAGCGCCCGTGACGGCCAGCGTCGCCGGCTGACGCCGCAGCACCCACTGCAGACTTGTTCCATAACCCGTGATAATGCGATCCAGCACCCGCTGCGAGGCCCGCGACAAGGGCCCGGGCCGTTCCTCTCGCCGCTCGCGCAGGAGCCTGGCGCACATCATCGGCGTCAGGGTGAGAGACACCACCGCCGAAATGAGAATGGTGATACTCAGCGTCACGGCAAATTCCCGAAACAACCGCCCGACCACATCACCCATGAACAACAAGGGAATCAGCACCGCGATCAGGGAGACCGTCAACGACAGGATGGTGAACGCAATCTGCTTCGATCCCTTCAGCGCGGCCTGGAGTGGCGACTCTCCCCGTTCGATATAGCGCGCAATGTTTTCAATCATGACGATGGCATCGTCCACCACGAAGCCCGTGGAGATCGTCAGCGCCATCAAGGTCAGATTGTTCAGGCTGAACTCCATGAGGTACATGACGCCGAAGGTTCCGATCAGGGACAGAGGCACCGCCACCGCCGGAATCAGCGTGGCGGGCAATGTGCGGAGGAACAAAAAAATCACCAGGATCACGAGGGCCACCGCCAGCGCCAGTTCAACCTGCACATCGCGGACGGTCGCGCGAATCGAGGTCGTGCGGTCAGTCAACACCGAGACCTGGACCGAGGAGGGCAAGGTTCCCTGCAGTTGCGGCAGCAACTTCTTCACCCGGTCGACCACTTCAATGACATTCGTCCCCGGCTGACGCTGAATGTTGACGATCACCGCCGGCGTCTCGTTCATCCAAGCCGCCTGCTTGGT
Proteins encoded in this window:
- a CDS encoding TonB family protein; this encodes MSGVALRGDIAHVRGSRNGGWLISLVLHGGLVAIAMQVVMDVKPHLQPATFRWDVALHQLPAPSPVAADSLPPQESVPKPTQAQPATRPASRASRAPIPQAVERTAVVQTVQSAQVTPRATERSAPLERQAVVTEVQPVTAQPVHEAQVAHAQEVVRQERHDAVHAVEAEMATAQSPEGGIQESAVPVEALATAVDWPAIVAQAVVETEASVVTSKASLSETQDTVVSALAVAHRSAVAHREVRETAPADLGWLAESLWTRIEQLKRYPRQARARRWEGKVVLEAVIRHDGTILECLVAESSGHGLLDQDAISVLRKASPLALKHPLGKDQITILVPIAYRLEG
- a CDS encoding multidrug efflux RND transporter permease subunit, which gives rise to MNLSAPFVRRPVGTTLLTIGATLVGMVAFPFLPVASLPQVEFPTINVSASLPGASPETMASSVAAPLERQFTRIAGVTEMTSTSTIGGTNVTLQFELNRDIDGAARDVQAAINAARADLPPNLPNAPRYSKVNPADGPILILAITSDLVTRGQMYDAASSILQQKLSQVEGVGQVAVGGGSLPAIRVDLNPTALNKYGIGLGEVRQVLNSTNVNRPKGQLTADDHTWEIRTNDQLHKAEEYLPVIVAYRNGRAVQLSDVAAVESSVEDLRTMGVTNGTPAVLVIIYRQAGANIIDTVDRLRARLPQLDASLPGSMALSIVMDRTPVIRASLHDVERTLAISVALVILVVFAFLRDLRATLIPAVAVPVSLISTFGAMYVLGYSLDNLSLMALTIATGFVVDDAIVVLENITRYREQGVAAMEAALRGAKDIAFTVVSMTLSLVAVFIPIFLMGGMLGRLFREFAVTLSVAILVSLVVSLTTIPMLCARVLKSEPIRVHGWWYRMSERGFNVMLDGYATSLTWVLRHPRIMLAVTVGTMALTVYLYILVPKGFFPQQDTGRLFGNIQAAQDISFQAMRQKLTEVVEIIRSDPAVASITGFTGGGGHAGTTNTGRMFIALKPLEERGLSSDEVIGRLRPKLAKVPGAPTYLQAIQDLRIGGRASSAQYQYTLQSMDLAELNTWAPKVESKLRTLPEIVDVNSDQQDRGQQSLVVFDRVTASRLGLSSQLIDDTLYDAFGQRQVSIMYTPLNQYHVVMEVAPQYWQDPSALHEIYVRSPGGAQVPLSAVTRYEPANTILSVNHQGQFPSVTLSFNMAPGVSLGEAVPAVDLAMRDIGLPASVRGTFQGTAKAFQSSVENQPWLILAALVTVYIVLGILYESYIHPLTILSTLPSAGVGALLALLLFKSELSMIALIGIMLLIGIVKKNAIMMIDFALQSERMGEGKTPLAAIYEACLLRFRPIMMTTAAALLGALPLAVGMGVGSELRRPLGIAIVGGLLVSQVLTLYTTPVMYLLLDRLRLRWVRAREASPHPAA
- a CDS encoding multidrug efflux RND transporter permease subunit, producing MNPSRLFIVRPVATVLTMIAILMAGALAYRHLPVSALPQVDYPTIQVLTFYPGAGPDVMTSSITAPLERQLGQMPGLNQMTSTSSGGSSVVTLQFSLDIDLDVAEQEVQAAMNSAATFLPRDLPAPPIYSKVNPADAPILTVALTSATLPLSQVRDFAETRFAQKVSQLSGVGLVSISGGQRPAVRIQANPRALAAYGLTLEDLRDVVAAANVNQAKGGFDGPRRASIINATDQLFAGKDYKALIVAYRNGAPVRLSEVAEVIDDVENTKQAAWMNETPAVIVNIQRQPGTNVIEVVDRVKKLLPQLQGTLPSSVQVSVLTDRTTSIRATVRDVQVELALAVALVILVIFLFLRTLPATLIPAVAVPLSLIGTFGVMYLMEFSLNNLTLMALTISTGFVVDDAIVMIENIARYIERGESPLQAALKGSKQIAFTILSLTVSLIAVLIPLLFMGDVVGRLFREFAVTLSITILISAVVSLTLTPMMCARLLRERREERPGPLSRASQRVLDRIITGYGTSLQWVLRRQPATLAVTGATLVVTVALYVLIPKGFFPLQDTGVILGITEGPQTVSFGAMAERQQALARVILEEPAVESLTSFIGVDGTNTTLNSGRIYINLKPLGERLAGAGDIIRRLESRVAAVNGMTLHMQPVQDLMVEDRVSRTQFQYTLEDADPEELKRWAPKLLESLQLRPELRDVSSDQQNFGLASLVEIDRNTASRMGITPQLITDTLYDAFGQRQVSTIFTQLNQYRVILEVMPEFQKGPEALQALQVRGTGGSVPLNVFTRVTDTTVPLVISRQGQFPAVTISFNLAPNGSLGEAVEAIRHVTQELGLPASIRGSFQGAAQAFQNSLEHEPLLILAALITVYLVLGILYESYIHPLTILSTLPSAGVGALLALMLFRMEFSIIALIGIILLIGIVKKNAIMMIDFALDAERTEGKPPEQAIYEAGLLRFRPIMMTTMAALFGALPLAMGAGVGSELRRPLGIAIVGGLVLSQLLTLYTTPVVYLALDRLAARFRRTPGQATVGNAVPIGPP